A window from Podospora bellae-mahoneyi strain CBS 112042 chromosome 1 map unlocalized CBS112042p_1, whole genome shotgun sequence encodes these proteins:
- the RPP2B gene encoding 60S acidic ribosomal protein P2 (EggNog:ENOG503P569; COG:J), protein MKHLAAYLLLTLGGKATPSAADVKAVLESVGIEADSDRLDKLISELEGKDINELIAEGSSKLASVPSGGAGGAAAAGGAAAASGAAEAAPEEAKEEEKEESDDDMGFGLFD, encoded by the exons ATGAAGCACCTCGCCGcttacctcctcctcaccctcggtGGCAaggccaccccctccgctgCCGACGTCAAGGCCGTTCTCGAGTCTGTCGGTATCGAGGCTGACTCCGACCGCCTCGACAAGCTCATCTCTGAGCTCGAGGGCAAGGACATCAACGAG CTCATCGCTGAGGGTTCTTCCAAGCTCGCTTCCGTCCCAtctggcggtgctggtggcgctgccgccgctggtggtgccgccgctgccagTGGTGCCGCTGAGGCTGCCCctgaggaggccaaggaggagg agaaggaggagtccGATGACGACATGGGCTTCGGTCTCTTCGACTAA
- a CDS encoding uncharacterized protein (BUSCO:EOG092610LQ; COG:D; EggNog:ENOG503NVRQ): protein MNDMATAASPTPVGGGSHLNALGRRTSARQALRRPTSTSLSSRPQLGRSESNPAVSASFSGTTSRETRAHSQPQSNQQPITAALHDSSDDEEPVVPMKLSALTKALLNDGASEGVSRGGAQSVVSGRAASPPQRPASRVTRRSTASVSASAAVEDSEAAVGEVRQTRRTARTSSVQRGVTGRSSPQRETSPAPQPRKRVVRLSNTSAGNNAFNSSFNGSFESSVRRSLSGTTGRSKRQESAEVVEKKSVQAPVPVEPEQQEVEQQLADINTPVVPVRTVRIAVGSSGSKGRSDSSSGHSKSSRGYSDHDQELGEEPATVGRSVAVAPQSSMRIGRIGKMGGSFLSGPARRGRRRQSEEDGQDHGEGDAFGSGQEPESQQPQYMGLGMEQPQSSFLASNYREFAAASGSPVSSRDPSRAAVRRGTSASVSPPEVRELERSHLELDFKIPTPPPRVPSSLGKENQAPAAQKPNPVVISLLDDTKEPAKPIQPLVSDIRANAPPSQRAASPDRKVLAQKSENTPRRAAPPPPPKMSVLDAATANAGASTTTQASKKRQVMLRVNGRTYTRIDCIGRGGSGKVYRVSAENGKMFALKRVSLESADENTVRGFKGEIDLLKRLHGVDRVIQLIDHELNLEKQLLSVLMEVGELDFNTLLKSRQSATEGARLDPVFIRYYWKEMLECVQAVHLKDVVHSDLKPANFVLVQGRLKLIDFGIANAIQTEMTVNVHRETQIGTPNYMSPESLMDSNQYAFTSAHNGKFSIPPPLQHYQKGAPRIMKLGKPSDVWSLGCILYQMVYGLPPFGKIANQMSRCQAIINWAYQVEFPEVTEDGSRVPPSLIRTMRRCLNREQKERPTCEELLADTDPFLYPQEFDPGVYAMAEQGKVLPITEELLGRIIQSVVQRCGERMPTPEEIKSGMLTQGYWAGVKRVVTGANSSSNSSR, encoded by the coding sequence ATGAACGACATGGCCACCGCCGCATCACCAACGCCAGTTGGCGGAGGGAGTCACCTCAACGCTCTGGGACGTAGAACCTCCGCCAGACAAGCGCTCCGCCGCCCGACTTCGACGTCGCTATCTTCGAGGCCGCAGCTCGGCCGTAGCGAGTCTAACCCTGCTGTCAGCGCATCTTTTTCTGGCACAACTTCGCGAGAGACGAGGGCGCATTCTCAACCTCAGTCAAACCAGCAACCAATTACTGCTGCGCTGCATGACAGCTCCGACGATGAGGAGCCGGTGGTACCTATGAAGCTTAGCGCTTTGACAAAGGCATTGCTTAATGATGGTGCGTCCGAGGGAGTGTCCAGGGGGGGTGCGCAGTCTGTTGTCTCTGGCCGTGCTGCTTCACCGCCGCAACGTCCTGCTTcgagggtgacgaggaggtCGACTGCTAGTGTTTCTGCTTCTGCCGCTGTGGAGGATAGCGAGGCtgctgtgggggaggtgaggcaGACGAGACGGACGGCGAGGACGAGTAGTGTCCAGCGTGGGGTTACGGGGAGATCTTCACCCCAAAGGGAGACGAGCCCTGCGCCTCAGCCACGGAAGCGCGTTGTGCGATTGAGCAATACTAGTGCTGGGAACAATGCTTTCAACTCGAGCTTTAATGGTAGCTTTGAGTCGAGTGTGAGGAGGTCATTGTCTGGTACTACTGGCCGGAGCAAGAGACAGGAGAGTgccgaggtggttgagaagAAGTCAGTTCAGGCTCCGGTGCCCGTTGAGcctgagcagcaggaggTTGAACAGCAGCTTGCTGATATCAACACACCAGTTGTGCCTGTGAGGACGGTACGCATTGCCGTCGGGTCATCTGGAAGCAAGGGGAGGTCGGATAGTTCTTCCGGTCACTCCAAGAGCTCCCGGGGATATAGCGATCATGATCAGGAGTTGGGCGAGGAACCCGCGACTGTTGGACGgtctgttgctgttgctcctCAAAGTTCTATGCGGATTGGGAGAATAGGGAAGATGGGCGGGAGCTTTCTCAGTGGCCCGGCTCGTcgtggaaggaggagacagagtgaggaggatggacaAGATcatggagagggtgatgctTTTGGCAGTGGTCAGGAGCCTGAAAGCCAACAGCCTCAGTATATGGGCCTCGGTATGGAGCAGCCACAATCATCATTCTTGGCTTCCAACTATCGCgagtttgctgctgcttctggtAGCCCTGTTAGTTCCAGGGATCCCTCAAGAGCTGCGGTCCGCAGAGGGACCTCGGCTAGCGTTTCTCCGCCAGAGGTCAGGGAGCTTGAAAGGAGCCACCTCGAGTTGGACTTCAAGATTCCTACACCCCCACCACGTGTTCCTTCCAGTCTTGGGAAGGAGAACCAAGCCCCAGCGGCGCAAAAGCCAAACCCAGTGGTGATCTCCCTTTTGGATGACACCAAAGAGCCGGCGAAGCCCATCCAACCACTTGTAAGCGACATCAGAGCCAacgcaccaccatcccaacgAGCAGCATCCCCTGACCGCAAGGTTCTGGCACAGAAAAGCGAAAACACCCCCCGCCGCGCCGcacccccaccgcctccgAAAATGTCAGTGCTTGATGCTGCCACAGCCAACGCCGGTGCTTCTACTACTACACAGGCTAGCAAGAAGAGGCAGGTCATGCTCCGAGTCAACGGCAGGACGTACACCAGAATCGACTGTATAGGCCGTGGCGGTTCGGGTAAGGTGTACCGGGTCTCTGCGGAGAACGGCAAGATGTTTGCCCTCAAGCGTGTCTCTCTTGAAAGTGCCGATGAGAACACGGTGAGAGGATTCAAGGGGGAGATTGACCTGCTCAAAAGGCTGCACGGCGTTGACAGGGTGATTCAGCTGATTGATCACGAGTTGAACCTGGAGAAGCAGCTTTTGAGTGTGCTCATGGAGGTGGGCGAGCTCGATTTTAATACTCTGCTGAAATCCCGACAGAGCGCCACGGagggggcgaggttggaTCCGGTTTTCATCAGGTACTACTGGAAGGAGATGCTCGAGTGCGTGCAGGCTGTTCATCTCAAGGATGTAGTGCATTCGGATCTTAAGCCGGCCAACTTTGTGCTCGTGCAGGGGAGGCTCAAGCTGATTGACTTTGGGATTGCGAACGCGATCCAAACGGAGATGACGGTCAACGTGCACAGGGAGACGCAGATTGGGACGCCGAACTACATGTCGCCCGAGTCGCTGATGGACTCTAACCAGTATGCTTTCACGTCGGCGCACAATGGCAAGTTTTCGATCCCGCCGCCTCTGCAGCATTACCAAAAGGGGGCTCCGAGGATTATGAAGCTGGGGAAGCCGTCGGATGTTTGGTCACTGGGGTGTATCTTGTATCAGATGGTTTATGGTCTGCCGCCATTTGGCAAGATTGCGAACCAGATGTCGAGGTGTCAGGCAATTATCAATTGGGCGTATCAGGTCGAGTTTCCCGAGGTCACGGAGGATGGGAGCCGGGTGCCGCCTTCGCTGATtaggacgatgaggaggtgcTTGAACCGggagcagaaggagaggcCTACTTGTGAGGAGCTGTTGGCGGATACGGACCCGTTTTTGTATCCCCAGGAGTTTGACCCTGGTGTTTATGCCATGGCTGAGCAGGGCAAGGTGCTGCCTATTACGGAGGAGTTATTGGGCAGGATTATTCAGAGTGTGGTGCAAAGGTgtggggagaggatgccgACGCCGGAGGAGATTAAGAGTGGGATGCTCACGCAGGGGTATTGGGCTGGGGTGAAAAGGGTGGTTACCGGTGCTAATAGCAGTAGTAATTCCTCGAGGTAA
- a CDS encoding uncharacterized protein (COG:O; EggNog:ENOG503P30T), producing MAQTRLKMLPISLLSLLGLMVLGTTASEEPPSTSPTAEVELICHTTDPAECYPKIFQPTHEFQIVHPDQDLPLGLHVRLDINTGQKEAKINIPDEEVDPSLVGLPVDSSIVTVDTPDSEPEPAQRPRKLPKNAPKYDPDGKIKEPPKSNPHAGNDAAAFFESLTYLKKGLDIDSALESLSDVSHDIYYGLKIAEDYDTIANLFCLANTPALFTASASPETLSRARVAALTLSSVTQNNPKALSEIETHWPKLLASSCSDEPLSTLIWRLIPSSGQPDPAVSKARISSISGLLKSSKIRSHFLSNNGMEQILQIMNLQDQNNGDFEPAARKAAILVLDNFLDGDMGASLGEWPIGTQQTDVVCEGRHKEGKEPVERCWDWHARLWVKGNKKDKEHWSHELLKKVTEQRRVNNKGGKKKQAAQGGKEEL from the coding sequence ATGGCTCAAACCCGGTTAAAGATGCTTCCCATCAGCCTTCTTAGCCTCCTAGGCCTCATGGTTTTAGGCACAACAGCATCAGAGGAGCCGCCATCAACGTCGCCAACTGCGGAGGTGGAACTCATATGCCACACAACTGATCCAGCTGAATGCTATCCCAAAATATTCCAACCAACCCACGAGTTCCAGATCGTTCACCCCGATCAAGATCTTCCTTTAGGTCTTCACGTCAGgctcgacatcaacaccggCCAAAAGGAAGCCAAAATCAACATCccagatgaggaggttgacccATCACTAGTCGGTCTTCCAGTAGACTCCTCCATAGTCACCGTCGACACCCCTGATTCAGAACCAGAACCAGCACAAAGGCCCAGAAAACTTCCCAAAAACGCCCCGAAATACGATCCAGACGGCAAGATCAAGGAACCACCCAAAAGCAATCCTCACGCTGGAAACGACGCGGCCGCCTTTTTCGAGTCTCTGACATATCTTAAGAAGGGCCTGGACATCGACTCAGCTCTGGAAAGCCTCTCTGACGTCTCCCATGACATCTACTACGGCCTCAAAATAGCAGAAGACTAcgacaccatcgccaacctcttctgCCTAGCCAACACCCCCGCCTTGTTTACCGCTTCTGCATCACCCGAGACTCTCTCTCGCGCCAGAGTGGCCGCACTTACCTTGTCATCAGTCACGcaaaacaaccccaaagCCCTCTCCGAAATCGAAACTCACTGGCCCAAACTCCTTgcctcttcttgctcagACGAGCCGCTTTCCACCCTGATCTGGCGGCTCATTCCCTCCTCTGGGCAACCCGACCCAGCGGTATCCAAAGCTCGCATTTCCTCCATTTCTGGCTTGTTGAAATCATCCAAAATCCGGTCTCAtttcctctccaacaacgGCATGGAGCAGATCCTTCAAATTATGAACCTCCAGGACCAAAACAATGGGGACTTTGAGCCAGCGGCCAGGAAAGCAGCCATCTTGGTTCTGGATAACTTCCTTGATGGCGACATGGGCGCCTCGCTCGGTGAGTGGCCCATTGGAACACAGCAAACAGATGTTGTCTGTGAGGGGAGACACAAAGAAGGCAAAGAGCCTGTGGAGAGGTGCTGGGATTGGCATGCGAGGTTGTGGGTCAAGGGAAACAAGAAGGACAAAGAGCATTGGAGTCATGAGCTGCTTAAGAAGGTGACCGAGCAGAGGAGGGTGAATAATAAggggggcaagaagaagcaggccgCTCAAGgcgggaaggaggagctgtaG
- a CDS encoding uncharacterized protein (EggNog:ENOG503P55K; COG:C) — protein MSAIRQRAALLARQARPQAVRNTRRYGSSHGHDHHHEHTVEEKLGTGFYLSAATLAGTWVVYKASRPGTDGELSTFSRWLKEWADLHQTWETRNDLLAAAVEQAAADRHLLLNAPRNRTHDLRFPEVFNTGSPFNVPAGHYVNIDKVVAHYQQQHLKEEERKAKKLAAAAQQ, from the exons atgtcgGCTATCAGACAGAGAGCGGCCCTGCTCGCCCGGCAAGCCCGGCCGCAGGCTGTTCGCAACACCAGACGCTATGGCTCGAGCCACGgtcacgaccaccaccacgagcacacggtcgaggagaagcttgGA ACTGGCTTCTATCTCTCGGCCGCTACCCTCGCTGGTACCTGGGTTGTTTACAAGGCCTCTCGCCCCGGCACAGACGGCGAGCTGTCGACATTCAGCAGGTGGTTGAAGGAATGGGCGGACCTCCACCAGACTTGGGAGACACGAAACGATCtgctcgctgctgctgtcgagcAAGCCGCCGCAGACAGacatctccttctcaacgcCCCGCGCAACAGAACCCACGATTTGAGATTTCCCGA GGTCTTCAACACCGGTTCCCCCTTTAACGTTCCGGCTGGACACTACGTGAACATTGACAAGGTGGTTGCCCattaccagcagcagcatctcaaggaggaggagcgcaAGGCCAAGAAACTTGCGGCGGCCGCCCAGCAGTAG
- a CDS encoding uncharacterized protein (EggNog:ENOG503PSZ9; COG:S), translating to MGSVATNARGSIDARKSAKITKAQESRPPSDAPAIYVDLIDPDIGYGVFAARDFRKGDFIFHEAPLIDPTDFCELREFNDEHHGPGQMLDLVTALSLADASQMRFAFPKLAAELGKTLPTSQELTGADLNPLLGTRLVHGQLAWPPNELWEKYDKYIKRIREGVVARGGGSKASVEDRVKIAADFFRSHAFQAEIEGNQNPHPAATRPATIYLLASLVNHCCQPPEARRVLKRRTAAKDSPVVAREIPELRLANFLANLKKESENADNTASSSKSPSTGGKAGTSDNNTAIGSGSKNNADDSDAITPAPKTAQESTGTKDFSEHSDPDDGEEEEDNASGSNSLNQRQRGPNCEWRIGPGQLAKFVLPHHIAVKATRDIKAGEELTWDYGKKKQGFSCRCATCRAGTGRSCCYL from the exons ATGGGGTCGGTTGCCACCAACGCAAGGGGCTCAATTGATGCCCGCAAATCAGCCAAA ATCACAAAAGCTCAAGAGTCTCGTCCACCCAGTGACGCACCCGCAATTTACGTCGACTTGATTGACCCGGACATTGGCTATGGCGTCTTCGCTGCCCGTGACTTCCGCAAGGGGGATTTCATCTTCCACGAGGCCCCTTTGATTGACCCAACAGACTTCTGCGAGCTACGTGAGTTCAACGATGAGCACCATGGACCAGGGCAGATGCTAGATCTTGTCACTGCGTTGTCGTTGGCTGACGCCTCCCAAATGCGGTTTGCCTTCCCTAAGCTGGCCGCGGAGCTTGGCAAGACATTGCCTACCTCCCAGGAACTCACAGGTGCCGATTTGAATCCACTTTTGGGGACAAGGCTTGTACATGGACAACTGGCTTGGCCTCCAAATGAGTTGTGGGAGAAGTATGACAAGTATATCAAGCGCATCAGGGAGGGAGTTGTGGCTCGAGGCGGTGGCTCCAAGGCATCTGTCGAGGACAGAGTGAAGATCGCAGCCGACTTTTTCAGGAGTCATGCCTTCCAGGCCGAGATAGAGGGAAACCAGAACCCACATCCCGCGGCGACGCGGCCTGCCACGATATACCTCCTGGCAAGTTTGGTCAACCATTGCTGTCAACCCCCCGAGGCCAGACGGGTACTCAAGAGGAGGACAGCAGCTAAGGATTCGCCCGTTGTTGCCCGAGAAATTCCAGAGCTCCGCCTCGCAAACTTCCTCGCAAatttgaagaaggagagtgAAAATGCAGACAACacggccagcagcagcaaaagtcCCAGCACCGGTGGCAAGGCGGGTACCAGTGACAACAATACTGCcatcggcagcggcagcaaaaACAATGCCGACGATTCAGACGCTATCACCCCAGCCCCCAAGACGGCACAAGAGTCCACTGGCACCAAGGACTTCAGCGAACACTCTGACCCTGacgacggcgaggaagaagaagacaatGCGTCGGGTTCGAATTCCCTCAACCAACGGCAGCGAGGACCCAACTGCGAGTGGCGCATTGGCCCAGGGCAACTCGCAAAGTTTGTACTACCGCATCACATTGCTGTGAAGGCTACGAGGGATAtcaaggctggggaggagctCACGTGGGACTatggaaagaagaagcaagGGTTTTCTTGTCGTTGTGCGACGTGCCGTGCCGGGACGGGCAGGTCTTGCTGTTATTTGTGA
- the RPS15 gene encoding ribosomal protein S15 (BUSCO:EOG092658SK; COG:J; EggNog:ENOG503NXXB): MADEYNAEEAAELKKKRTFRKFSYRGVDLDALLDLTSDELRDVVHARARRKINRGLKRRPMGLIKKLRKAKQEAKPNEKPDLVKTHLRDMIVVPEMIGSVVGIYSGKEFNQVEIKPEMVGHYLGEFSISYKPVKHGRPGIGATHSSRFIPLK; encoded by the exons ATGGCTGACGAATAC aacgccgaggaggccgctgagctcaagaagaagagaaccTTCCGCAAGTTCTCTTACCGCGGTGTCGATCTCGATGC TCTCCTTGACCTGACCTCCGACGAGCTCCGCGATGTCGTCCACGCTCGTGCCCGCAGAAAGATCAACCGTGGTCTTAAGCGCCGCCCCATGGGcctcatcaagaagctccGCAAGGCTAAGCAGGAGGCTAAGCCCAACGAGAAGCCCGATCTCGTCAAGACTCACCTCCGTGACATGATTGTCGTTCCCGAGATGATCGGCAGCGTCGTCGGTATCTACTCCGGCAAGGAGTTCAACCAGGTGGAGATCAAGCCTGAGATGGTTGGCCACTACCTTGGCGAGTTCTCTATCTCATA CAAGCCCGTCAAGCACGGTAGACCAGGTATCGGTGCTACCCACTCTTCTCGTTTCATTCCCCTCAAGTAA
- a CDS encoding uncharacterized protein (COG:G; EggNog:ENOG503NWRK; CAZy:GH53) has protein sequence MIPRLNRKGNSHTPPHFQRHKLANHVCQGFRCRQKRWLTASRVTNPGCGPGFQQSREIALMPRLGTWIGSPTHHIPLSTMLLPSLSTLLLAGLPAVNAAITYKGVDWSSLLIEERAGMSFKDVNGNTKPLERILVENGVNTVRQRVWVNPSNGEYNMDYNIQLARRAKAVGLGVYIDFHYSDTWADPGKQGIPSGWPTDIDNLSWKLYNYTLESCNRFQDAGIQPTIISIGNEITPGLLWPTGRINNWGNIARLLRSAAWGIKDSRLSPKPKIMIHLDNGWNWNTQNNWYTNVLRQGTFEASDYDIMGVSFYPFYSEAASLSALKTSLTNMANTWGKEIQVVETNWPVQCPNPRYQFPADVRSIPFSEAGQVQYVTKVADVVRSVNRGNGLFYWEPAWLNNAALGSSCPENTMFAWGGRARSSISVFQRI, from the exons ATGATACCCAGGCTGAACCGAAAAGGCAATTCACACACTCCTCCGCACTTTCAAAGACATAAGCTTGCAAATCATGTCTGCCAAGGCTTTCGATGCCGCCAAAAACGTTGGCTTACGGCTTCTAGAGTAACAAATCCGGGATGTGGACCTGGTTTCCAGCAATCACGAGAGATCGCTTTGATGCCTAGGCTGG GTACCTGGATCGGATCACCAACTCATCACATCCCGTTATCCACAATGCTTCTCCCATCGTTGTCAACTTTGCTTTTGGCTGGGCTTCCAGCTGTGAACGCCGCCATCACCTACAAAGGTGTGGACTGGTCTTCTCTTCTCATAGAGGAGCGGGCCGGCATGTCGTTCAAGGATGTCAACGGCAACACCAAGCCCCTCGAAAGAATCCTGGTTGAGAATGGCGTGAATACTGTTCGGCAGCGTGTCTGGGTCAACCCCAGCAATGGCGAGTACAACATGGATTACAACATCCAGCTTGCGAGAAGGGCGAAAGCTGTCGGGCTCGGTGTGTACATCGACTTCCATTACAGCGACACTTGGGCCGACCCGGGCAAGCAGGGTATCCCCTCCGGATGGCCGACCGACATCGACAATCTTTCCTGGAAGCTGTACAACTACACCCTGGAATCTTGCAACAGATTCCAAGATGCCGGCATTCAGccaaccatcatctccatcggCAATGAGATCACACCTGGCTTGCTGTGGCCGACAGGAAGAATCAACAACTGGGGAAACATCGCACGCCTGCTGCGTAGCGCCGCCTGGGGTATCAAAGACTCGAGGCTTAGCCCCAAGCCAAAGATCATGATCCATCTCGACAATGGATG GAACTGGAATACTCAAAACAACTGGTACACAAACGTCCTCAGACAAGGAACTTTTGAGGCGTCGGACTACGACATCATGGGAGTGTCTTTTTACCCATTCTACTCCGAGGCGGCTTCACTCAGCGCGCTCAAGACCAGTTTGAccaacatggccaacacTTGGGGCAAGGAGATTCAGGTCGTCGAGACCAACTGGCCTGTTCAGTGCCCGAATCCAAGATATCAGTTCCCCGCCGATGTCCGAAGCATTCCGTTTTCCGAGGCTGGGCAGGTGCAGTATGTGACAAAGGTGGCAGACGTTGTTCGGTCCGTCAATCGGGGCAATGGATTGTTCTACTGGGAGCCAGCTTGGTTGAACAATGCCGCCTTGGGATCGTCTTGTCCAGAGAACACCATGTTTGCGTGGGGTGGAAGGGCGCGCTCTAGTATTTCTGTTTTCCAGCGCATCTAG
- a CDS encoding uncharacterized protein (COG:C; EggNog:ENOG503NVND) — protein MTAPKTHPSIVLPSPFAPPTLLQTPTHAPNPNEALIKVTWTCSTPLDLHRAAGNFAIPSFPFHLGTAFAGTIVTLWLSPSLSSSSGLNINHELHETLKEGDRVFGFVSDGNPREAGFQTYVTVPVHKISKLPQGIVGWGLREAVTVPANLVTAFHCLSADLGIRLPWPKPRGFKGGEGKKVLVWGGGSSVGLYVIQVLKYWGYDHVIAVASGKHHGELRRLGARVCFDYRSSGVVGEIGRYLDREGGQGAGPRIPYFVDCIGSRDGTLKPLSKIAERGSKVAVMLPVIEVPAAEGRRPVFAADEKHVEGVVWQEGVEVMGVRTLNYEENGFYRDKLQPEIIPALLAQGAIKPNRTRIVEGATLLERAQNALQLLRDQVPSGERLVWKVSEDEQ, from the exons atgacagcccccaaaacccacccctccatcgtcctcccctccccctttgcgcccccaaccctcctccaaacccccacccacgcccccaacccaaacgaAGCCCTCATCAAAGTAACCTGGACCTGCTCCACCCCGCTCGACCTCCACCGCGCCGCAGGCAACTTcgccatcccctccttccccttccacctcggcACCGCCTTCGCAGGTACAATCGTCACCCTCTGGCTCAGCCCcagcctctcctcctcctcgggtCTGAACATCAACCACGAGCTCCACGAGACCCTCAAAGAAGGCGACAGAGTCTTTGGGTTCGTCTCCGACGGCAACCCGAGGGAGGCCGGCTTCCAGACGTACGTCACAGTCCCGGTGCACAAGATCTCCAAGCTACCCCAAGGGATAGTAggctgggggttgagggaggcggttACGGTGCCTGCGAATTTGGTTACGGCTTTTCATTGTCTGAGTGCCGATTTGGGGATACGGCTGCCTTGGCCGAAGCCGAGAGGGTTTaaaggtggggaggggaaaaaggTGCTGgtgtggggagggggcagtTCGGTTGGGTTGTATGTGATACAGGTGCTCAAGTATTGGGGGTATGATCATGTTATTGCTGTTGCGAGCGGGAAGCATCATGGGGAGTTAAGGAGGCTAGGGGCGAGGGTGTGTTTTGATTATAGGAGttctggggtggtgggggagattGGGAGGTATCTTGACCGAGAAGGGGGACAAGGGGCGGGGCCCAGGATCCCGTATTTCGTTGATTGTATTGGGTCTAGAGATGGGACTTTGAAGCCGCTGAGCAAGATCGCAGAGAGAGGGAGTAAAGTGGCGGTTATGTTGCCTGTGATTGAGGTTCCTGCTgcagaggggaggaggccggtgtTTGCGGCGGATGAAAAGCatgtggagggggtggtgtggcaagaaggggttgaggtcATGGGGGTGAGGACGTTGAATTACGAGGAG AACGGCTTCTATCGAGACAAACTCCAGCCCGAGATCATTCCTGCCTTGCTGGCTCAAGGCGCTATCAAACCGAACAGGACCAGGATCGTCGAAGGTGCTACACTGCTGGAGAGGGCACAGAATGCCCTTCAGCTATTAAGGGACCAGGTCCCGTCTGGTGAACGGCTTGTATGGAAGGTCTCAGAGGACGAGCAATGA
- a CDS encoding uncharacterized protein (EggNog:ENOG50; COG:S): MLKIAMKRKRDKSRSDFHRYPPRLSAQRQDLKKIRVQIIATLYTVAAQGHSRHLCRQIESKRLLTVGHRGYRSSTRVGSVAPLGNTKEDDYYRNDSLKYCRHEEKKKKKIEILADRSRIYTGGGVASARLQIL, translated from the coding sequence ATGCTCAAGATTGCAATGAAAAGAAAGAGGGATAAAAGCCGGTCAGACTTCCATCGATACCCACCCCGCTTGAGCGCCCAAAGGCAAGACCTCAAGAAAATCAGGGTACAGATCATCGCCACTCTCTATACAGTTGCAGCGCAAGGCCACAGCCGCCACCTTTGCAGGCAGATCGAGAGTAAAAGGCTTCTCACTGTTGGGCACCGAGGATATCGTTCATCAACCCGGGTGGGATCTGTGGCTCCTTTAGGGAACACAAAAGAGGACGACTACTATAGAAATGATTCTCTGAAGTATTGTCGACatgaggaaaaaaagaaaaagaagattGAAATTTTGGCAGACAGGTCGAGAATATAtactggtggtggggtggccAGTGCACGCCTGCAAATTCTGTGA
- a CDS encoding uncharacterized protein (COG:O; EggNog:ENOG503P3NK), which yields MPSQRRLRALLYIVLAAVVVLLFFTSQARHSRETGASKDFYHKTMNGLERERGGSQQVIPAHDHDADGDIDEDDAIMAKEMAAQLKQAEQKAKENANAKAPNKPDDPKKVIGVGSAAGGHKEEEDGDLEVEETPEEHQVEVELDLILRKSPVIIFSKSYCPYSKRAKGILLEKYVIEPAPYVVELDLHPLGRKIQDRLAIITKRTTVPNIMIYGKSIGGGDDVAALDNDNKLAAKIKELGGKRVEVSKRFSEKSS from the exons ATGCCATCCCAACGGCGCCTCCGGGCCCTTCTCTACAtcgtcctcgccgccgtcgtggtgctcctcttcttcacttcGCAGGCCCGCCATTCACGAGAGACGGGCGCGAGCAAGGACTTCTACCACAAGACGATGaatgggttggagagggaacGAGGCGGCTCGCAGCAAGTGATACCAGCGCACGACCACGATGCCGACGGCGAcattgacgaggacgacgccatcatggccaaggAGATGGCTGCTCAGTTGAAGCAAGCAGAACAGAAGGCAAAGGAAAATGCCAACGCAAAGGCACCCAACAAGCCCGACGACCCCAAGAAGGTCATTGGTGTTGGAAGTGCGGCAGGTGGTCacaaagaggaagaggacggggATCTGGAAGTGGAAGAGACGCCCGAGGAGCACCAAGTTGAAGTTGAGCTTGACTTGATATTAAGGAAGTCTCCAG tcatcatcttctccaagTCGTACTGCCCGTACTCTAAGCGCGCCAAGGGCATTCTTCTTGAGAAATATGTCATTGAACCGGCGCCATATGTGGTCGAGCTCGACCTTCATCCTCTGGGCCGCAAAATCCAGGACAGGTTGGCGATCATAACCAAACGAACCACAGTACCAAATATCATGATTTACGGCAAAAGCATCGGTGGCGGCGACGACGTTGCTGCACTCGACAATGATAACAAGTTAGctgccaagatcaaggagttGGGCGGCAAGCGGGTCGAGGTGTCGAAGAGGTTCTCCGAGAAGTCGTCAtaa